Within the bacterium genome, the region GAGGAGTTTGGGGTAAGGGTTTCCAGGGCCCAGTTCACGGAGTTCCAATTGGAAAATTGCCTCCCTTTTGATTCAGACTTTATCCTTAAGTGGATATCCACTGCCTTGGAACCTAGATGGACCCTCCAAATGGAACCCTATCCAGGCGCGGTGGAGGCCCTCAGGGAGATTTCGCAGGTTCAGCCTCTTTATTTTGTGACAGCCAGGCCTGATTCTGAAGGAATTTCCTTGTGGCTCCAGCAAATACTCCAAGGGGTTCCCAAAGAGCACATCCTTGTAAAGGCGGTTGGGATCTTTGAAACCAAACTGCCGGCCCTCAAGGAATGGAACATAACACACTTTGTGGAAGATCGTTTGGAGACTTGCAAGATTATTGCCCAGAACGGAATTGTACCCATTGTCTTTGAACAGCCTTGGAACCTGCGCTCTCACCCCTGGCCTAGAGTCAGGGGGTGGGAAGAGATCCTGGCAATGGTAAGGAGTTTCAAGCTTGGAGGTGGATCATGGCCAGAATGAGGGGGAGGGGAGAGCCTGGGAGCACAAAACAAAGGGAAAAGAAGAAATCCTCCCTCGATGCAGTTGCCAAGGAGCCTGCCAAGAGTGGTTCAGCCAAGGGCATGGACAGGAGTTCACGTCTGGTGGTCACTGGCCTCATGGGAGGGCTTCTGGCACTTTTCCTGCTTATAGGTGTCTTGGCTCCAGACTCTCTTGATCCTGAAGGCAGGCCCGGGGGCAGCACCATCCTTTGGAGGCTGCTTTTTTTGTTGATCCCCCTGGCAATCATGTATGGCCTGCTTTGGGGGGAAAGCTTCCTTGAACTTCTCAGAAGTAGCAGGGTGCGAAGAAAATCTTGATGGGGAATCCACCCATTATCCAGCCTCCAGCTCAAGTTCTGGAATTGCTTCTGAGACTCGCAAAGGCGGGACACGAGGCTTTTTTGGTGGGAGGGGCACTGAGAGATGTTCTCTTGGGCAGGTCTGTCCAAGACTGGGACATTGCCACCAGCGCCTCCCCTTCAGAGGTTTGCGCCCTGTTCCCCAAAGTGATCCTCACAGGGGCACGCCATGGCACTGTCACCGTAAGGCTGGGTGGGCTCAACATAGAGGTCACCACCTTCAAAGGCAATTCCTTGATGGAAGATCTTTCTCACAGGGATTTTACCATGGATGCCATGGCCTACGATCCTCACACGTGCCGCCTTCTGGACCCCCACAATGGAAGGGCGGATCTGGAGGCAAGACTCTTGAGGGGGGTGGGAGAGGCCTCTCAGAGGATCGCTGAAGATCCCCTGAGGGCCTTGAGGGCTGTTCGTCTGGCAGCCGAGCTTGAGCTTAGTTGGGATGAGCAACTTCTCTCTGCCCTCAGGGAAGCAGGACCAGAATTAAGAAGAGTTGCCCTGGAGCGGATCAAACAGGAATTGGAGAGGATACTTCTTGTTCCAAGGCCTTCGGAGAGCTTGGAACTTTTGATGGATATGGGCCTCATGAGGGAAGTCCTACCGGAGCTGAAGCAACCCGATAGCCCAGCCCATCTGTCGTGGCTCTTCAAGACCGTGGATCTTGTGCCTGCTCGGGCAGCTCTGAGATGGGCAGCTTTGCTCTTGGGTTTGGAAAATGACTACTCTTCCTTGCTTGGAGAAGGTCCCAAGGAATGGCTCGGCTCTAGGGCCAAGGAAGTGCTCTTGAGGCTGCGGGCTAGCCGGAAGCAGGCAGAGCATACGGCCAGAATAATCCACTACCATGCCTTTGAGCACTTGGATCCAGGGCAGGAAGGCCGTGTGCGCACACTGATCTTTCAGGCCGGGACTCATGTGGTGGAGGATGCAATACTTCTTCGAAAGGCCAGCCTAGAGGCTGCAGGAGCGAGCACTGAAGTGCTGTCTTCTATGGAGAGACTTCTGGAGAAGGTAAGAGAAATCCTGTGGGATCCTGAGGCACTCAGGAAGTTGCGGCTGGTGTTGACAGGAAGGGATGTGATGAAGATCCTGGGACTTCCATCTGGCCCCAAGATAGGTCAAATACTGGCCCAGATGCAAAAGGCCGTACTGCTAGAGCCCCATCTGAATCAGAGGGAAGCCCTCAGCAGGTTCCTTCTGGAGAAGGTAGGAAGCCCGCCCAAGTCAGGCAGCCCTGTTCATGAAGATTAAAGATGACTTGCGGCCTGAACCGGTATTTTCCGGCCCGGCGGGTTGTATTGTGAGGCGAATTTGTTGCTGGACGCCGAAGATTTTGTGAGCAGAGCCTTTCAGAAGGCATTGCCTCAGCAAGGAGTGAGACTGACCTGACCCGGATCATTTATGCACAGTCTTCCCTGCCAGGTATTTCTCTCCAACATGCGTGCATGAATCCTTTGCAATGTGCTTTGCTTGTCCAGCATCCAAGATGGAGCTAAAAGGTTTCTGGGATCAGGATCAGAGCAAAGCCTGTGGATCACCCACTCCCGGGGGATCAACTCCAGCACATCGCAGACCCCATCGGCGTACTGCTCAAGACTCCAAGGCTCATATAAGCCCTCCTTATAAAGGGATTCCATCTGCGTGCCCTTCACCACATAAAGCCCATGAAGCTTGAGACCATGGATGGGCAAAGGGGAGATCCTTTTGGCAGTGGCCCGCACATGCTCCATACCCTCCCCCGGAAGTCCCAGAATCAGATGGGTGCACACAAGAATGTCCCTCTGACTTGCCCGCTCAACAGCCTCTTTGAATGTTTGGAAACTGTGTCCTCTGCCAATTTTTCTCAGGGTCTCATCATGGGCGCTCTGTAGCCCCAGCTCCAACCAGAGCATCACCCGAGCATTTATCTCAGATAGGAGATCCAAGACATCATCATCCAAACAGTCCGGCCTGGTGCCTATGCACAAGCCCACCACTTCTGGAAAGGCCATGGCCTCTCGGTAAAGAGCCCTCAGAACCTCCAGGGGAGCGTACGTGTTTGTAAAGGATTGGAAGTAGGCCAGGTATCCTTTGACTTTACCCCTGCGAGGAGCCTGAAGATATGATTGGATCTGCTGGGTGATTCCCAGTCCGCGGCTCCAGGCTCCGGTTCCCGAGCCCGAGACATCACAATACACGCAGCCTTGGCCGCCCAATGTGGAGTCTCGATTAGGACAACCAAGGCCAGCATCCAGGGGTATCTTGCGAACCTTGAAACCAAATCTCTCTCGCAAGAAACCGCTCAGATCTCTGTAACGATGGGAGCACAAGGTTCAAATTCCAGAGTTTTTGGAAATTGCCTATCTTGCCATCAACTCACCAGGATTCAGATGAAATCGTTTCTCAATTGATTGAAGGCTGAATCTAGATCTTGCGAGTGCTCCTCTATGAACCTATCCAGGGCAGCCTCCACTCTTCTCTTAAGCCCCAGGTCGGACAGGTCTTTAACACTTCGGTAAGCATGCCCCCTGCGTCCTAGGTTATAGACCAGCTTGTCCCTCTCACTGAGGTTCAAATACTCATCTATTACCTCCAACATGCGATCCTTGTCCTGGGG harbors:
- a CDS encoding CCA tRNA nucleotidyltransferase; the protein is MGNPPIIQPPAQVLELLLRLAKAGHEAFLVGGALRDVLLGRSVQDWDIATSASPSEVCALFPKVILTGARHGTVTVRLGGLNIEVTTFKGNSLMEDLSHRDFTMDAMAYDPHTCRLLDPHNGRADLEARLLRGVGEASQRIAEDPLRALRAVRLAAELELSWDEQLLSALREAGPELRRVALERIKQELERILLVPRPSESLELLMDMGLMREVLPELKQPDSPAHLSWLFKTVDLVPARAALRWAALLLGLENDYSSLLGEGPKEWLGSRAKEVLLRLRASRKQAEHTARIIHYHAFEHLDPGQEGRVRTLIFQAGTHVVEDAILLRKASLEAAGASTEVLSSMERLLEKVREILWDPEALRKLRLVLTGRDVMKILGLPSGPKIGQILAQMQKAVLLEPHLNQREALSRFLLEKVGSPPKSGSPVHED
- a CDS encoding TIGR01212 family radical SAM protein (This family includes YhcC from E. coli K-12, an uncharacterized radical SAM protein.), yielding MCSHRYRDLSGFLRERFGFKVRKIPLDAGLGCPNRDSTLGGQGCVYCDVSGSGTGAWSRGLGITQQIQSYLQAPRRGKVKGYLAYFQSFTNTYAPLEVLRALYREAMAFPEVVGLCIGTRPDCLDDDVLDLLSEINARVMLWLELGLQSAHDETLRKIGRGHSFQTFKEAVERASQRDILVCTHLILGLPGEGMEHVRATAKRISPLPIHGLKLHGLYVVKGTQMESLYKEGLYEPWSLEQYADGVCDVLELIPREWVIHRLCSDPDPRNLLAPSWMLDKQSTLQRIHARMLERNTWQGRLCINDPGQVSLTPC